One Vulcanisaeta thermophila genomic region harbors:
- the truD gene encoding tRNA pseudouridine(13) synthase TruD codes for MPLRSNAWLDNYLGMKYYITDCPGIDGKVKSSAEDFIVEEVLLDGTVIPTTVTGKPMPNITGRPGPWTWLIVEKRNVDPISLALIIRFKLHVREDDVSFAGLKDTVAVTSQVVSVRGVRPEDVPRELGRDVKVLAGFSMDRPITTRDIWGNEFTVRIRNVTGDLGAVDCVVNQLNALGLPAYYGYQRFGVRRPNSHVIGRFIVHGDFEGAINELLTHPYPLEPPRIRELREFIARTHDYAKALELMPKGVRYYPERVVLRHLASNPRDYVNALRKLPTELLRLFVESYQSYLFNLALSIRIERGLPLNEALDGDSVVLLDEHGLPTRHVINVNESMRDRVNQLIARGRAAVIGHLLGYGVRIYPGSQGDAELKVMKEEGVEPGMFRIRQIPRASVRGGFRPLSVKPLIINYSVGNGTLTINFRLPRGNYATVLLREFMKSKNPELALG; via the coding sequence ATGCCTCTGCGAAGTAATGCATGGCTTGATAATTACCTGGGGATGAAGTACTACATAACGGACTGCCCAGGTATTGATGGGAAGGTGAAGAGTAGTGCCGAGGACTTCATAGTGGAGGAGGTCCTGCTTGATGGAACGGTCATACCAACCACGGTCACGGGGAAGCCCATGCCCAACATCACGGGTAGGCCTGGCCCATGGACCTGGTTAATCGTGGAGAAGAGAAATGTGGACCCAATAAGCCTAGCCCTAATAATAAGGTTTAAGCTCCACGTTAGGGAGGACGACGTATCCTTCGCAGGGCTGAAGGACACGGTGGCCGTGACCTCGCAGGTGGTTTCCGTGAGGGGTGTGAGGCCCGAGGATGTGCCCAGGGAGTTGGGCAGGGACGTTAAGGTCCTGGCAGGGTTCAGTATGGATAGGCCGATAACCACGAGGGATATATGGGGTAATGAATTCACGGTGAGAATTAGGAATGTGACTGGTGATTTAGGGGCTGTGGATTGCGTGGTGAATCAATTAAATGCCCTGGGGCTCCCTGCGTACTACGGCTACCAGAGGTTTGGTGTGAGGAGGCCCAATTCCCACGTCATTGGTAGGTTCATTGTTCATGGGGACTTTGAGGGGGCCATTAACGAGTTGCTGACTCACCCATACCCCCTGGAGCCCCCGAGGATTAGGGAATTGAGGGAGTTCATAGCCAGGACCCACGACTATGCAAAGGCCCTGGAACTCATGCCCAAGGGCGTTAGGTACTACCCCGAGAGGGTTGTTCTGAGGCACCTGGCCAGTAACCCGAGGGATTACGTTAACGCTCTGAGGAAACTACCCACGGAGTTGTTGAGGCTTTTTGTTGAGTCGTACCAATCATACCTATTCAACCTGGCACTCAGCATTAGGATTGAGAGGGGCCTACCGCTTAATGAGGCTTTGGATGGTGACTCCGTGGTGCTCCTAGACGAGCATGGGCTACCCACGAGGCATGTGATTAACGTTAACGAGTCCATGAGGGATAGAGTGAACCAGTTGATAGCGAGGGGTAGGGCAGCCGTTATCGGGCACCTACTGGGTTATGGGGTTAGGATATACCCAGGGTCTCAGGGTGATGCGGAATTGAAGGTTATGAAGGAGGAGGGTGTGGAACCTGGGATGTTCAGGATAAGGCAGATACCCAGGGCTTCCGTGAGGGGTGGCTTTAGACCGTTGAGCGTGAAACCATTGATAATTAATTACTCGGTGGGTAATGGTACGTTAACCATAAACTTCAGACTCCCCAGGGGTAACTACGCCACAGTACTACTGAGGGAGTTCATGAAGAGCAAGAATCCCGAATTGGCACTTGGTTAA
- a CDS encoding RNA-guided pseudouridylation complex pseudouridine synthase subunit Cbf5 yields the protein MLGMTTKLPSYCSEPEVLVRIPNETTNPQWGLPPEKRPMDMHIRYGFVILDKPRGPGSHEVAAWVKKMFKLDRAGHSGTLDPGVSGVLPIALGESTKAMPAINNLDKEYIMVMLLHRDVDLERLKAVLNEFTGEIYQRPPLRSAVKRQLRIKHIYELELLEKEGKYALIRMNVESGTYARKLAYDIGEVLGVGANMRELRRTRVGCFTEDEAVTLQDLKDALTLYEEYGVEDLLRQYVKPVEYMVKHLPKVWIRDSAVDAVCHGAALAVPGVVKLTSNVSRNSLVAIMTLKNELVALGVAQMNAEEILKAQRGIAVKTTRVVMRRGTYPRLWRSKTQTSEAGKANEAGGDS from the coding sequence ATGTTGGGAATGACCACTAAACTACCCAGTTACTGCAGTGAGCCCGAGGTCCTGGTGAGGATACCCAACGAAACCACAAACCCACAGTGGGGATTACCCCCAGAGAAGAGGCCCATGGACATGCACATAAGGTACGGCTTCGTAATCCTGGACAAACCCAGGGGCCCAGGGAGCCATGAGGTGGCTGCGTGGGTAAAGAAGATGTTTAAGCTGGACAGGGCAGGTCACTCGGGAACCCTGGACCCAGGGGTCTCGGGCGTGTTGCCCATAGCACTTGGTGAGTCCACGAAGGCCATGCCCGCAATAAACAACCTGGATAAGGAGTACATAATGGTAATGCTACTCCACAGGGACGTGGACCTGGAGAGGCTAAAGGCAGTGCTCAATGAATTCACGGGCGAGATATACCAAAGACCACCCCTCAGGAGCGCCGTTAAAAGACAACTGAGGATTAAGCACATATACGAGCTGGAGCTCCTTGAGAAGGAGGGTAAGTACGCATTGATTAGGATGAACGTGGAGTCGGGCACATACGCCAGGAAACTGGCCTACGACATTGGGGAGGTGCTGGGCGTGGGCGCGAACATGCGTGAGCTCAGGAGGACCAGGGTGGGGTGCTTCACGGAGGATGAGGCAGTGACGCTCCAGGACCTCAAGGACGCGTTAACACTCTATGAGGAGTACGGCGTAGAGGACCTGCTGAGGCAGTACGTGAAGCCCGTGGAGTACATGGTCAAGCACCTACCCAAGGTCTGGATAAGGGACTCGGCAGTGGATGCGGTGTGCCACGGAGCCGCGCTGGCGGTTCCAGGGGTGGTTAAGCTAACAAGCAACGTATCCAGGAACTCCCTAGTGGCAATAATGACGCTGAAGAACGAACTCGTGGCGCTGGGCGTGGCCCAAATGAACGCTGAGGAAATCCTAAAGGCACAGAGGGGCATTGCAGTTAAGACAACCAGGGTAGTCATGAGGAGAGGGACGTACCCAAGGCTATGGAGGTCAAAGACACAGACCAGCGAGGCAGGGAAGGCTAACGAGGCTGGGGGTGATTCTTGA
- a CDS encoding winged helix-turn-helix domain-containing protein — MNEDIEELIKILKGKGLNNSIRLGILIALYYVNGYVTFTDLLRSLDIPRSSLHEHLNILRREGLIEIRRAITVMGVRTVIRITEQGKLVVKKYMEIMRRLSNNENHKP; from the coding sequence GTGAATGAGGATATTGAGGAATTGATTAAGATACTGAAGGGTAAGGGGTTGAATAATAGCATCAGGTTGGGCATCCTCATCGCGTTGTATTATGTTAACGGCTACGTAACCTTCACAGACCTCCTAAGGAGCCTCGACATACCCAGGAGCTCACTGCACGAACACCTGAACATACTAAGGCGTGAGGGGCTTATTGAGATTAGGAGAGCCATAACGGTGATGGGTGTTAGGACGGTGATTAGGATAACGGAACAGGGTAAGTTGGTGGTTAAGAAGTACATGGAGATAATGAGGAGGCTATCAAACAATGAGAACCACAAACCCTAA
- a CDS encoding substrate-binding domain-containing protein: MSRLYALIILSIMLGIAMGYPMGYFTHTAKPCTTGGAYLGVITASLYADLFRDAGQSLGINTVVTGMGSVQAARQVILNPTGYSIYTSIDPYILTSLLYPNNITSWYIAIAGDEMVIAYSPHMPQQLLNEVNALTNEEREALAAGNYTRAMAITREFLDLIFSNSTKALAHQYGAYVIGTSNPNTDPEGYRALMVLELTGIYWGLGKDYYVNLFNEFNSTGNVYEVLAGSQLFGPVESGKVWFDIAIYKSSAVSAGLPYFPLPPMVNLGDPGYSSFYSRASVTITVGGQSLVVRGAPIQLALTIPNQGPNKVVAEELIIYLISPQGHELMRKLGINPLTPAILYGNLSDVPTLIRSLVNSSLLIYGG; this comes from the coding sequence ATGAGCAGGCTCTACGCACTAATAATACTATCGATTATGCTGGGCATCGCAATGGGCTACCCAATGGGTTACTTCACACATACGGCGAAGCCATGCACGACAGGGGGCGCTTACCTGGGCGTGATCACGGCATCACTATACGCGGACCTATTCAGGGACGCGGGTCAATCCCTGGGTATAAACACAGTAGTCACCGGGATGGGCTCAGTCCAAGCTGCGAGACAGGTCATACTGAACCCCACTGGTTACTCAATATACACCAGCATAGACCCATACATACTAACCTCACTACTATACCCAAACAACATAACCAGTTGGTACATAGCCATAGCGGGTGACGAGATGGTGATAGCCTACTCACCACACATGCCCCAGCAACTACTCAACGAGGTTAATGCACTGACCAATGAGGAGAGGGAGGCTTTAGCCGCGGGTAATTACACCAGGGCCATGGCCATAACCAGGGAATTCCTAGACCTAATCTTCTCAAACAGTACCAAGGCCCTGGCCCATCAATACGGCGCCTACGTAATTGGGACGTCAAACCCAAACACGGACCCAGAGGGTTACAGGGCATTGATGGTCCTGGAACTCACGGGGATATACTGGGGACTTGGTAAGGACTACTACGTGAACCTATTCAATGAGTTCAACTCCACGGGCAACGTCTACGAGGTGCTAGCTGGGAGTCAACTCTTTGGTCCGGTGGAGAGTGGTAAGGTTTGGTTTGACATAGCCATTTACAAATCCTCAGCGGTAAGCGCCGGGTTACCCTACTTCCCACTACCACCCATGGTTAACCTGGGAGACCCAGGTTACTCAAGCTTTTATAGCAGGGCCTCGGTGACAATAACCGTGGGCGGGCAAAGCCTGGTGGTTAGGGGCGCACCGATACAACTGGCATTGACAATACCCAACCAGGGACCCAATAAGGTAGTGGCCGAGGAGTTAATAATATACCTAATATCACCACAGGGCCACGAGTTAATGAGGAAATTGGGCATAAACCCACTGACACCGGCAATACTCTATGGTAACCTCAGTGACGTGCCCACCCTAATAAGGTCCCTGGTCAACTCCTCACTACTGATCTACGGTGGTTAG
- the sixA gene encoding phosphohistidine phosphatase SixA has protein sequence MPSLYLVQHGKSFSEEQDPERRLTPEGVDETERVARYLASLGVRVYEIIHSGKTRARQTAEILARYLGASRVYASDGLNPNDDPGVWVGRVKSLTSDLMIVGHLPHLSRLVSLLLVGNPEVKVVEFRYSGVLKLVGSGGSWSIAWYITPDVVRA, from the coding sequence GTGCCGTCACTATATCTGGTTCAGCATGGTAAGTCCTTTAGTGAGGAGCAGGATCCAGAGCGTAGGTTAACCCCCGAGGGTGTTGATGAGACCGAGCGTGTGGCTAGGTACCTGGCCTCCCTGGGTGTTAGGGTTTATGAGATTATTCATAGTGGTAAGACCAGGGCTAGGCAGACCGCTGAGATACTTGCTAGGTACCTTGGCGCATCCAGGGTTTACGCATCAGATGGCCTCAACCCCAATGACGACCCAGGTGTTTGGGTTGGTAGGGTTAAGTCCTTAACGAGTGACCTCATGATTGTGGGTCACTTACCGCACCTAAGCCGCCTTGTTTCTCTACTTCTTGTGGGTAATCCCGAGGTTAAGGTTGTGGAGTTTAGGTACTCGGGTGTGCTGAAGTTGGTTGGTTCAGGTGGTTCCTGGTCCATTGCGTGGTACATAACCCCCGATGTGGTTAGGGCTTAA
- a CDS encoding ATP-binding cassette domain-containing protein, translating into MLELRSVTVKVSEEIYGVVDVTMSINNDMAVVLGPNGSGKTTLLRAISGIMPYEGSIKVDGIEVRDAVGLLQLSSNLPEIYHVAYDVSGALEILGEFKGIDRGEFMDILRRFNIDPKDVLNKPIHGLSAGQSSIVRFALALSSKPRIILLDEPFESVDPARRSIMLNLITEYGKEGVLVTHELDAVRKFGDNPCYLMIEGRLYGPLSVGQLMNSSIVEGKAANALLTLNIAGSEYSLVEGGAGVRFDVLGSLNRLYGVLT; encoded by the coding sequence ATGCTGGAGTTGAGGAGTGTTACTGTGAAAGTGAGTGAGGAGATTTATGGCGTGGTCGACGTAACCATGAGCATCAACAATGACATGGCCGTGGTCCTGGGCCCCAATGGGAGCGGTAAAACCACACTGCTTAGGGCTATTAGTGGTATCATGCCCTATGAGGGTAGTATTAAGGTTGATGGTATCGAGGTTAGGGATGCGGTAGGTCTCTTGCAGTTATCCAGTAACCTACCCGAAATATATCATGTGGCCTATGATGTCTCCGGTGCCCTTGAGATACTAGGTGAGTTCAAGGGCATAGACAGGGGGGAGTTTATGGACATACTAAGGAGGTTTAATATTGATCCTAAGGATGTACTGAATAAACCCATCCACGGCTTATCAGCAGGTCAGTCCTCAATAGTTAGGTTTGCGTTAGCCCTATCCTCAAAACCCAGGATAATCCTACTTGACGAGCCCTTCGAGAGCGTGGACCCAGCCAGGAGAAGCATCATGCTCAACCTAATCACTGAGTATGGTAAGGAGGGCGTACTGGTTACGCATGAGTTGGATGCGGTTAGGAAGTTTGGTGATAATCCATGTTACCTTATGATTGAGGGTAGACTGTACGGACCACTGAGCGTGGGTCAATTAATGAACTCAAGCATCGTTGAGGGCAAGGCAGCCAATGCCCTGTTAACCCTGAATATTGCGGGCAGTGAGTACTCCCTGGTTGAGGGTGGGGCTGGTGTTAGGTTTGATGTATTGGGTAGTTTAAACAGGCTGTATGGTGTCCTAACCTAG
- a CDS encoding dihydrolipoyl dehydrogenase yields MLGKYPVFPPTDSDFLDQPRGDRYDVVVIGGGGGGYHGAFELSNGGYSVLLVDDKGNLGGNCLYEGCVPSKSVSVMVYLLERLRGLMRGVGNDSVGQVRLVWENLVDHKDNVQYIRYLQHIREVKEHENVDFVRGVAEVLDNHRVRVRAVDGSWEKTVEGKYLLVATGSVPIRIPVPGSELAIGSQELFGYKTSYRKVPSGVVVIGGGYIGVEVASVLSGLGVKVTIVEMLPRILSGWDQDVVSQIENKLRSRGVEIVTNSKVVEIREEGGEKVVVYEGPSGARGYVKGSEVIMAVGRKPNVEGLDRLGIVDRGHVDVGASMRTRVPNIYAAGDVIGRYMLYHAAVKESVVASWNIMHGNPVYEVNFNAIPMTIFTEPEAAMVGLSEDVARARGINYVTVSYPLEDDAYAQIIGVRDGFVKLIIERESQRVIGGVVYGEAASMIINEIALAVAVNARVKDLALLPHAHPTIFESIDRAAIRFKV; encoded by the coding sequence GTGTTGGGGAAATACCCAGTTTTTCCACCCACGGATAGTGATTTTCTGGATCAGCCCAGGGGTGATAGGTATGATGTGGTTGTTATTGGTGGTGGGGGTGGTGGTTATCATGGTGCCTTTGAGTTGAGTAATGGTGGTTATAGTGTTTTGTTGGTTGATGATAAGGGTAACCTTGGTGGCAATTGTTTGTACGAAGGATGTGTGCCCTCTAAGTCTGTTTCCGTGATGGTTTACCTGCTTGAGAGGCTTAGGGGGTTGATGAGGGGTGTGGGTAATGATAGTGTGGGTCAGGTTAGGCTTGTTTGGGAGAACCTGGTTGATCATAAGGATAATGTCCAGTACATTAGGTACCTGCAGCATATTAGGGAGGTTAAGGAGCATGAGAATGTGGACTTCGTGAGGGGTGTTGCTGAGGTTCTTGATAATCACAGGGTTAGGGTTAGGGCTGTGGATGGTTCCTGGGAGAAGACCGTAGAGGGCAAGTACCTACTGGTGGCCACGGGCTCCGTACCCATTAGGATACCAGTACCAGGTTCTGAATTGGCCATTGGGAGCCAGGAGCTCTTTGGCTACAAGACCAGTTATAGGAAGGTCCCCAGTGGTGTGGTGGTGATTGGTGGTGGTTACATAGGTGTTGAGGTGGCCTCGGTGCTCAGTGGCTTAGGTGTTAAGGTCACCATAGTGGAGATGCTTCCAAGGATCCTCAGTGGTTGGGATCAGGACGTGGTATCACAAATAGAGAATAAACTCAGGTCCAGGGGCGTGGAGATAGTAACTAACTCCAAGGTCGTGGAGATTAGGGAGGAGGGTGGTGAGAAGGTGGTTGTTTACGAGGGGCCGAGTGGAGCCAGGGGTTATGTTAAGGGCTCCGAGGTGATAATGGCCGTGGGTAGGAAGCCCAACGTTGAGGGCTTGGATAGGCTGGGCATTGTGGATAGGGGGCATGTGGATGTGGGTGCCTCCATGAGGACCAGGGTGCCCAATATTTACGCGGCTGGTGATGTGATTGGTAGGTACATGCTCTATCATGCGGCGGTTAAGGAGTCCGTGGTGGCCTCATGGAATATAATGCATGGGAATCCTGTGTATGAGGTGAACTTCAATGCGATACCCATGACCATATTCACGGAGCCTGAGGCGGCCATGGTGGGCCTTAGTGAGGATGTGGCTAGGGCTAGGGGTATTAATTACGTCACGGTCTCATACCCACTGGAGGATGATGCCTACGCGCAGATAATAGGTGTTAGGGATGGTTTCGTGAAGCTAATCATAGAGAGGGAGAGCCAGAGGGTAATTGGTGGTGTTGTTTATGGTGAGGCCGCCTCCATGATAATCAACGAGATAGCCCTGGCAGTGGCCGTGAATGCGAGGGTTAAGGACCTCGCGCTATTGCCCCATGCCCACCCAACGATCTTTGAGTCCATAGATAGGGCTGCGATTAGGTTTAAGGTTTAA
- a CDS encoding PaREP1 family protein, with the protein MLTATLRLDPSEAAKAHAELALAMFNEGLNHVNKGDVTQASEKLHKATEEAIKALAIAKGLDEASEALSKDR; encoded by the coding sequence GTGCTAACGGCAACGCTCAGGCTAGATCCCTCCGAAGCCGCCAAGGCTCACGCCGAACTAGCCCTGGCAATGTTCAATGAAGGTTTAAACCACGTGAACAAAGGCGACGTTACACAGGCCAGCGAAAAGCTCCACAAGGCCACTGAGGAGGCAATTAAGGCGTTAGCCATAGCTAAGGGTCTTGACGAGGCAAGTGAAGCATTAAGTAAAGATAGGTGA
- a CDS encoding DUF123 domain-containing protein — MVRLGYLLILMCHKGVVRTRSGRSFRIDGGVYVYVGSCGNYCHARVTRHLLMLGRAFWHVDHLRGICKPIAVVVTGLSEDELARALTSKYPVVESFGNSDKPRDRSHLVRVNDGLPRGLGDLLVIVDSLSRVLHRVY; from the coding sequence ATGGTGAGGTTGGGCTACCTCCTGATCCTCATGTGCCACAAGGGTGTTGTTAGGACTAGGAGTGGTAGGTCGTTCAGGATTGATGGTGGGGTTTACGTTTACGTTGGGTCCTGCGGTAATTACTGCCATGCCAGGGTCACCAGGCACCTCCTAATGCTAGGTAGGGCCTTCTGGCACGTGGACCACTTACGTGGGATTTGCAAACCCATTGCCGTGGTGGTCACTGGGTTGTCCGAGGATGAGTTGGCGAGGGCCCTTACGAGTAAGTACCCAGTGGTTGAGAGCTTTGGGAATAGTGATAAGCCACGTGATAGGTCACACCTGGTCAGGGTGAATGATGGTTTGCCCAGGGGGCTTGGTGATTTATTGGTGATTGTGGATTCCCTATCACGTGTGTTGCATAGGGTTTATTAG
- a CDS encoding ABC transporter permease subunit gives MVSLDSTNYYFTPFIILLTLMLTLPIAALFYVGREYILRALTSPLFISSLAITLLGALIAALLDLALGLPTAYALSRNLLPRGLSDVVSDVLLSPMTIPHTVVGLSLLILTSPISPIPIIRRLPLVDTMWGLVAAYFVVSAPIAIGSMKQVIDGVDVVYEELALTMGLTRWGAFTKVVIPMVRRDLVTSYLLAWSRSVSEFGSIAILAYYVMAPPLINYAYPIPILVWYEYEVYGLAPALGYASASLLISIITLVVMGLISRGRVRMPMIKP, from the coding sequence GTGGTTAGTCTGGACAGCACGAATTACTACTTCACGCCCTTCATCATACTACTAACACTCATGCTCACACTCCCAATTGCCGCCCTATTCTACGTGGGCCGTGAATACATACTGCGGGCATTAACGAGCCCCCTATTCATATCGAGCCTAGCCATTACACTGCTGGGCGCATTAATAGCCGCCCTCCTGGACCTAGCCCTGGGTTTACCCACAGCGTACGCCCTATCAAGGAATTTACTGCCCAGGGGATTAAGCGACGTAGTTAGTGACGTACTCCTCTCCCCAATGACAATACCACACACGGTGGTGGGGCTAAGCCTACTAATCCTCACATCACCCATATCACCAATACCAATAATTAGGAGGTTACCCCTCGTGGACACCATGTGGGGGCTTGTGGCTGCGTACTTCGTGGTCTCGGCACCCATAGCCATAGGGTCCATGAAGCAGGTAATAGACGGTGTTGACGTGGTGTACGAGGAATTGGCACTGACCATGGGGCTAACCCGGTGGGGAGCCTTCACGAAGGTCGTGATCCCCATGGTTAGGAGGGACCTGGTCACATCATATTTGCTGGCGTGGAGTAGGTCCGTTAGTGAGTTTGGCTCCATAGCCATACTGGCCTATTACGTAATGGCACCACCACTGATTAACTACGCATACCCAATACCAATACTTGTTTGGTACGAGTACGAGGTCTACGGGCTCGCACCAGCCCTGGGCTACGCCTCAGCATCACTGCTAATCTCAATAATTACCCTGGTGGTCATGGGGCTAATAAGCAGGGGAAGGGTGAGGATGCCAATGATTAAGCCCTAA
- a CDS encoding MFS transporter — protein sequence MDNRSLVLLIVTLGVLMGAVDSTIVILALPVMTQDLHSNLLTMIWVILIYLLEVAILTTQLGRVGDTYGRARMYNLGFVVFTVGSALCGLAPTDYFLIASRGIQAIGAALMQANSGAVISDYYPPNQRGRAFGVTSIGWNVGAILGIVLGGIITTFIGWRWIFYINIPIGIAASILGFRVIKDVNRTVRKVDITGSLLFGASLVLITYGAADMAGEGPTAFNVSLVALGLSLLIPFVILERRVESPLIDLRVFRNRVLTASLLAAFLQSSGYLATTFLIIMYLQGIRGLSPFNASLLLVPGYVLASLVSPWTGRISDRIGARIPATLGIGLMAAVSLIYALTLTPTTPYTTIILASIVGGLGSSLFYPANNSAVMANTPRHLYGGVSGMLRMLGNTGILISYVLAITIAALTVPRYVAFEVFLGTSNLVGGVVPRFIVGLHNAFLLSVAILAVAAALSAIRGREARGLQVHEAGA from the coding sequence GTGGATAATAGGTCCCTGGTACTCCTAATAGTAACCCTGGGCGTTCTCATGGGTGCGGTGGACTCCACCATAGTTATCCTGGCACTACCAGTCATGACCCAGGATCTGCACTCAAACCTTCTAACCATGATCTGGGTCATACTCATTTACCTACTTGAGGTAGCCATACTAACCACGCAGTTGGGTAGGGTTGGGGATACATACGGTAGGGCCAGGATGTACAACCTGGGCTTCGTAGTATTCACAGTGGGCTCAGCACTCTGCGGCCTAGCGCCCACAGACTACTTCCTAATAGCCTCAAGGGGGATCCAGGCAATTGGGGCGGCGTTAATGCAGGCCAACAGCGGTGCCGTGATTTCGGACTACTACCCACCGAATCAGAGGGGTAGGGCCTTTGGCGTGACATCCATTGGCTGGAACGTTGGCGCCATACTGGGTATCGTGCTTGGTGGCATAATCACCACATTCATTGGCTGGCGCTGGATATTCTACATAAACATACCCATAGGCATTGCGGCATCAATACTGGGGTTCAGGGTCATTAAAGATGTCAACAGGACCGTTAGGAAGGTTGACATAACAGGCTCACTACTCTTCGGCGCATCACTGGTCCTAATAACCTACGGCGCGGCGGACATGGCCGGCGAGGGGCCCACGGCGTTTAACGTGTCACTCGTAGCCCTGGGACTATCGCTCCTAATCCCATTCGTAATCCTCGAGAGGAGGGTTGAATCACCACTGATTGATTTGAGGGTGTTCAGGAACAGGGTATTGACGGCATCACTACTCGCAGCCTTCCTACAGAGCAGTGGTTACCTGGCCACAACATTCCTAATCATAATGTACCTCCAGGGAATAAGGGGACTAAGCCCCTTCAACGCATCCCTACTCCTGGTCCCAGGCTATGTCCTTGCCAGCCTCGTGTCCCCCTGGACAGGGAGGATTTCAGACAGGATAGGCGCCAGGATACCCGCAACCCTGGGCATAGGGCTTATGGCCGCCGTGTCGCTAATATACGCATTAACACTAACACCCACAACACCATACACAACCATAATACTAGCCTCCATAGTTGGTGGCCTCGGGTCCTCACTATTCTACCCTGCCAACAACAGTGCTGTTATGGCTAACACGCCTAGGCATCTCTATGGTGGTGTCTCTGGGATGCTTAGGATGTTGGGTAATACAGGCATCCTCATTAGTTACGTACTGGCAATAACCATAGCTGCGCTCACGGTGCCCAGGTACGTGGCCTTCGAGGTCTTCCTGGGCACATCGAACCTAGTGGGTGGTGTGGTCCCAAGGTTCATAGTTGGTCTTCATAATGCGTTCCTGCTCTCAGTGGCCATACTGGCGGTGGCGGCTGCGCTCTCGGCCATTAGGGGTAGGGAGGCGAGGGGTTTGCAGGTACATGAGGCTGGGGCTTGA
- a CDS encoding tRNA(Phe) 7-((3-amino-3-carboxypropyl)-4-demethylwyosine(37)-N(4))-methyltransferase, translating to MGNFEARKRVFLDRLSREASEGRVDFDIEDFLREFNEKLSDYYTTSSCSGRIALASAPRLSYSKGPGLFKFLIKWHRPVTYGEVQGALRGFDYGDVWLLVRAPIIHFMSRDLDGALKILRLAREAGFKHSGIYSVMHDGVVVEVQGEDRFEVPLIINGRPNFTEDGFRRVVDVANETLMFGKLRLAHLIRLIEVRLMGREWLGDMPRTYFMTSYREFREKLNSLIESIPLDP from the coding sequence ATGGGTAATTTTGAGGCTAGGAAGAGGGTTTTCTTGGATAGACTGAGTAGGGAGGCTAGTGAGGGTAGGGTGGACTTCGACATTGAGGACTTTCTCAGGGAGTTCAATGAGAAATTGAGTGATTACTACACAACCAGTAGTTGCAGTGGTCGGATAGCCCTGGCCAGTGCGCCAAGGCTTAGTTATTCCAAGGGTCCTGGCCTATTTAAATTCCTCATTAAGTGGCACAGGCCAGTCACCTACGGCGAGGTTCAGGGGGCACTTAGGGGTTTTGATTACGGCGATGTTTGGCTGTTGGTGAGGGCGCCCATAATTCACTTCATGTCCAGGGACCTGGATGGTGCCCTTAAGATCCTCAGGTTGGCCAGGGAGGCCGGTTTCAAGCATAGTGGCATCTACTCGGTGATGCATGATGGCGTTGTTGTTGAGGTTCAGGGTGAGGATAGGTTTGAGGTGCCCCTTATAATTAACGGAAGACCCAACTTCACTGAGGATGGTTTCAGGAGGGTTGTGGATGTGGCCAATGAGACCCTGATGTTTGGTAAGCTTAGGCTTGCCCATTTGATTAGGCTCATTGAGGTTAGGCTTATGGGTAGGGAGTGGCTTGGTGATATGCCCAGGACATACTTCATGACCTCGTATAGGGAGTTCAGGGAGAAATTGAACTCCCTCATTGAATCTATACCCCTTGACCCGTGA